In one window of Aceticella autotrophica DNA:
- a CDS encoding phosphoribosylformylglycinamidine synthase — protein MNTVRRIFVEKKPEFNIDAFKLYHDLKENLNIKGLKGLRLLNRYDISGISEKDYLKSLNTIFSEPNVDTLYEEQFDIEKGDIIFAVEYLPGQYDQRADSAEQCIQIITEGKKPIIRTARVIVLKGNIKNEELLKIKEYCINTVDSREASLEKPDTLEIEIKRPDNVEILEGFINMDDSALESLMEKLNLAMSFEDFKFCQEYFKNTELRNPTITEIRVIDTYWSDHCRHTTFLTKINNIKIIDSKYTIPIKEAFDEYIKSRKYVYGDTDRNICLMDIATIGMKELKKRGILDNLDESEEINACSIVSDVDINGKTEKWLIMFKNETHNHPTEIEPYGGAATCLGGAIRDPLSGRSYVYQAMRVTGSGDPRKKVEDTLPGKLPQRKITTEAAHGYSSYGNQIGLSTGHVAEIYDEGFVAKRMEIGAVIGAVPKENVVRKKPKEGDAIILLGGRTGRDGCGGATGSSKKHTKESIATCGAEVQKGNAITERKIQRLFRNPHVSRLIKKCNDFGAGGVSVAIGELSDGLIIDLDKIPKKYEGLDGTELAISESQERMAVVVHKNDVEKFIMLAKEENLEATEVASVTNDRRMKMLWQGKTIVDISRDFLNTNGVTQETNVVINPIDNESYFENSLSRLNHNTCLKEEWLSNLADLNVCSQKGLVEMFDSTIGASTVLLPFGGKYQDTPIEGMAAKIPLIDGETNTGTLMTFGYNSKLSTWSPFHGAVYAVVEAVTKIVAMGGNYKTIRLTLQEYFEKLGKNPSKWGKPFSALLGALYAQKMFEIPAIGGKDSMSGTFMDMNVPPTLVAFAVDVINVNNVISPEFKKYGSRVILIPVKRDERELPDFNSLMMNFNKVNKLIKENKVLAAYSVKYGGLAECITKMSFGNRIGFKFEKEMSKKDLFLPEYGSIVLEIDDAVDIENELSDIGFILLGHTISDKSIYLNNTEITLYEAYNAWQIPLEKVFPVKINPVKEKPEIIKYDNRIIRPVSTSFAKPRILIPVFPGTNCEYDSKRAFEKAGGIVDIVVFRNLSGDDIKDSINNLVKAINNSQIVMLPGGFSAGDEPDGSGKFIAAVFRNPFVKDAVMDLLKNRDGLILGICNGFQALIKLGLLPFGEIKDIDEDSPTLTNNTIGRHVSCMVRTKITSTLSPWFNNVKLGDIHTIAVSHGEGRFIAKDETLQLLKNNGQIATQYVDINGNPTMEMPYNPNGSIWAIEGITSPDGKILGKMGHSERIGSNVAKNIPGNKDQKIFEAGVKYFG, from the coding sequence AAGAAGAATTTTTGTGGAAAAAAAGCCTGAATTTAATATTGATGCTTTTAAACTCTATCATGATTTAAAAGAAAATCTTAATATTAAAGGGCTTAAAGGTTTAAGGTTATTAAACAGATATGATATTTCAGGAATTTCAGAGAAGGATTATTTAAAATCCTTAAATACCATCTTCTCTGAACCTAATGTTGATACATTGTATGAAGAACAATTTGATATCGAAAAAGGTGACATAATATTTGCTGTCGAATATCTCCCAGGACAATATGACCAAAGAGCAGATTCTGCCGAACAATGTATTCAGATCATTACAGAAGGCAAAAAACCTATTATTCGAACTGCAAGGGTTATTGTATTAAAAGGCAATATAAAAAATGAGGAATTGCTTAAAATTAAGGAATACTGCATAAATACCGTTGATTCACGTGAAGCATCCTTGGAAAAACCAGACACTCTTGAGATTGAAATTAAACGTCCTGATAATGTGGAAATACTTGAGGGATTTATTAACATGGATGATTCTGCTCTTGAATCTTTAATGGAAAAACTAAATCTTGCAATGAGCTTTGAAGATTTTAAATTCTGTCAAGAGTATTTCAAAAATACCGAGTTAAGAAATCCAACAATAACAGAAATAAGAGTTATTGACACATACTGGTCTGACCACTGCCGGCATACTACATTTCTTACAAAAATCAATAATATTAAAATTATTGACAGCAAATATACAATTCCAATCAAAGAAGCCTTTGATGAATATATTAAATCACGAAAATATGTTTATGGTGATACGGATAGAAACATATGCCTTATGGACATTGCTACAATAGGCATGAAAGAACTTAAAAAAAGAGGAATCCTCGATAATCTCGATGAATCTGAAGAAATAAATGCATGCAGTATCGTATCAGATGTTGATATAAATGGCAAAACAGAAAAATGGCTTATTATGTTTAAAAATGAAACCCATAACCATCCAACCGAAATAGAACCCTATGGCGGCGCAGCCACATGCCTCGGCGGTGCTATAAGGGATCCATTGTCCGGAAGATCGTATGTATATCAGGCAATGCGGGTAACCGGCAGTGGAGACCCAAGAAAAAAAGTCGAGGATACCCTCCCCGGAAAACTACCCCAAAGAAAAATAACAACAGAAGCTGCACATGGTTATAGTTCTTATGGAAACCAAATAGGTCTATCAACCGGTCATGTCGCAGAAATTTATGATGAAGGATTTGTTGCAAAAAGAATGGAAATAGGTGCTGTAATTGGCGCTGTCCCAAAAGAAAATGTCGTAAGAAAGAAACCGAAAGAAGGCGATGCAATAATATTACTTGGAGGCAGAACGGGAAGAGATGGCTGCGGAGGTGCTACAGGATCTTCAAAAAAACATACGAAAGAATCCATAGCGACATGCGGAGCAGAGGTACAGAAAGGTAACGCAATTACAGAAAGAAAAATACAAAGACTTTTTAGAAACCCTCATGTCAGCAGATTGATAAAAAAATGCAATGATTTTGGAGCAGGCGGTGTATCTGTTGCAATAGGCGAATTAAGCGATGGATTAATTATAGACTTAGACAAAATTCCTAAGAAATATGAAGGACTTGATGGTACAGAACTTGCTATTTCAGAATCTCAGGAACGAATGGCAGTTGTAGTTCATAAAAATGATGTTGAAAAATTTATCATGCTTGCAAAAGAAGAAAATTTAGAAGCAACAGAAGTTGCTTCAGTTACAAATGACAGAAGAATGAAAATGCTGTGGCAAGGTAAAACAATTGTAGATATAAGCCGGGATTTTCTTAATACAAATGGTGTTACACAAGAAACAAATGTTGTTATAAATCCTATAGATAATGAAAGTTATTTTGAAAATTCACTTTCAAGGCTTAATCATAATACCTGCCTTAAAGAAGAATGGCTGTCAAATCTGGCAGATTTAAATGTATGCAGCCAGAAGGGTCTTGTTGAAATGTTTGATAGTACAATAGGGGCGAGTACGGTACTTTTGCCTTTTGGCGGCAAATATCAGGATACCCCTATTGAAGGAATGGCTGCTAAAATACCCTTAATAGATGGAGAAACAAATACAGGCACATTAATGACGTTTGGATATAATTCTAAACTTTCAACATGGAGTCCCTTCCATGGGGCAGTTTATGCTGTTGTTGAAGCAGTTACAAAGATAGTCGCAATGGGCGGTAATTATAAAACCATAAGACTTACATTGCAGGAATATTTCGAAAAACTGGGGAAGAACCCCTCTAAGTGGGGCAAACCATTCAGTGCCCTTTTAGGTGCCCTTTACGCTCAAAAAATGTTTGAAATACCTGCAATAGGCGGTAAAGACAGTATGTCAGGTACTTTTATGGATATGAATGTACCACCGACCCTTGTGGCTTTTGCAGTGGATGTAATAAATGTTAATAATGTGATTTCTCCAGAATTTAAAAAATATGGCAGCAGAGTAATATTAATACCTGTCAAAAGAGATGAAAGAGAATTACCCGATTTCAATTCTTTAATGATGAATTTTAACAAAGTAAATAAGCTGATTAAAGAAAACAAGGTATTGGCAGCATATAGCGTAAAATATGGCGGTCTTGCTGAATGTATAACTAAAATGTCCTTTGGAAACAGAATAGGCTTTAAATTTGAAAAAGAAATGAGCAAAAAAGATTTATTTTTACCAGAATATGGGTCAATTGTATTAGAAATAGACGATGCCGTTGATATTGAAAATGAATTATCTGATATCGGATTTATTTTATTGGGACATACAATATCTGATAAATCAATATACTTAAATAATACTGAAATAACACTATATGAGGCTTATAACGCATGGCAGATTCCACTGGAAAAAGTCTTCCCTGTAAAAATAAATCCTGTAAAAGAGAAACCTGAAATTATAAAATATGACAACAGAATAATACGCCCTGTTTCAACTTCATTTGCTAAACCAAGGATTTTAATACCAGTTTTCCCGGGAACAAACTGCGAATATGACAGCAAAAGAGCATTTGAAAAAGCGGGGGGCATTGTAGATATTGTAGTGTTTAGAAATCTTTCAGGAGATGATATTAAAGATTCGATTAATAATCTTGTAAAAGCTATTAATAATTCTCAAATCGTAATGCTTCCGGGTGGATTCAGCGCAGGTGATGAACCTGACGGCTCAGGGAAATTCATAGCAGCTGTATTCAGAAATCCTTTTGTTAAAGATGCTGTAATGGATTTGTTGAAAAATAGAGATGGATTAATCTTAGGCATTTGCAATGGATTTCAAGCATTGATCAAATTAGGACTTCTTCCATTTGGGGAAATAAAGGATATCGATGAGGATTCTCCTACCTTAACAAATAATACAATTGGGCGCCACGTATCCTGCATGGTTAGGACAAAAATTACATCAACATTATCACCTTGGTTTAATAATGTCAAATTAGGAGATATTCATACAATAGCAGTATCACATGGTGAAGGAAGATTTATAGCAAAGGATGAGACTTTACAATTATTGAAAAATAATGGGCAGATTGCAACACAATATGTTGATATTAACGGAAATCCAACAATGGAAATGCCCTATAATCCAAATGGTTCTATCTGGGCAATAGAAGGCATAACAAGCCCCGATGGAAAAATACTTGGCAAAATGGGACATTCTGAAAGAATAGGTTCAAATGTAGCAAAAAATATACCCGGAAATAAAGACCAGAAAATATTTGAAGCCGGTGTAAAATATTTTGGTTAA
- a CDS encoding MFS transporter, with the protein MKNIKYKWIALSCTTLGALFSVLNGSMLLIALPDIMKGLNTNMGIIMWVVMGYMLALTILVPSIGRIADMIGRKKLYVVGFGIFTFSSLLCGLSNSGVQLLIYRIIQAVGGSLMVTNSTAIVTDAFPKRELGKALGINSMTIGIASVIGPILGGFLMNFGWRSVFYINVPFGIIGTLWAWIQLKEPNFKSKRQSFDLKGTVMFTIGMLLFLIALSFGGFIGWLNPFIITLFIVSIILLSIFVYIENTTLEPMLDLRLFKTRILAFAFASNLLNGIARGAVTFLLIFYLQGIKSMDPLKAGIFLSPFAMSMMVVSPISGWLSDKYGARMLSSLGLLISSVGLMGLMRITAHTSLIELIIWMMVIGAGSGMFFSPNTSEIMGTVPADKRGIAAGTRTMMNNAGTVISIALSMGIVSSSISPEALQGLFVGTQVGSKGIAISQFVLGLREAFFISMIFSLIATFISYLRGPKPKWEEKIIERCDNL; encoded by the coding sequence ATGAAAAATATTAAATATAAATGGATTGCTTTGTCATGTACAACGCTTGGCGCTTTATTTTCCGTATTAAATGGGAGTATGCTGTTGATTGCTTTACCTGATATCATGAAGGGCTTGAATACAAATATGGGTATTATAATGTGGGTTGTTATGGGTTATATGCTTGCACTTACTATACTTGTGCCATCAATAGGAAGAATTGCTGATATGATAGGTAGAAAGAAATTATATGTAGTAGGTTTTGGAATATTTACATTTTCATCATTGTTATGCGGTTTATCAAATAGTGGTGTTCAACTGCTGATATATAGGATTATTCAGGCTGTTGGAGGCTCTTTAATGGTTACAAATAGTACGGCAATTGTAACAGATGCATTCCCCAAAAGAGAACTTGGTAAAGCATTAGGGATTAACAGTATGACAATAGGAATTGCTTCTGTTATTGGTCCTATCTTAGGCGGTTTTCTGATGAATTTTGGATGGAGAAGCGTTTTTTATATAAATGTTCCATTTGGTATTATTGGTACATTATGGGCATGGATACAATTAAAAGAACCTAATTTTAAATCGAAGCGACAGAGCTTTGATTTAAAAGGTACTGTTATGTTTACCATAGGTATGCTTTTATTTCTTATTGCGTTGTCTTTTGGAGGTTTTATAGGATGGTTAAATCCATTTATTATTACCTTGTTTATTGTATCAATCATTCTGCTGAGCATTTTTGTATATATTGAAAATACAACACTGGAACCTATGTTAGATTTACGGCTGTTTAAGACAAGGATATTGGCTTTTGCTTTTGCCAGCAATCTTTTAAATGGCATTGCAAGAGGTGCTGTAACTTTTCTTTTAATTTTTTATTTACAGGGGATAAAAAGCATGGATCCGCTTAAAGCAGGTATATTTTTATCACCTTTTGCAATGTCAATGATGGTTGTCTCTCCGATAAGTGGTTGGCTTTCCGATAAGTATGGTGCAAGGATGTTAAGTTCTTTGGGATTGTTAATATCATCAGTTGGACTTATGGGATTAATGAGAATAACTGCACATACTTCGTTAATTGAATTGATTATTTGGATGATGGTAATAGGTGCCGGCTCCGGTATGTTTTTTTCACCAAACACCAGCGAAATCATGGGTACAGTTCCAGCCGATAAGAGAGGAATCGCTGCTGGTACAAGAACAATGATGAACAATGCGGGTACGGTAATCAGTATAGCATTATCAATGGGAATCGTTTCGTCAAGTATTTCACCTGAAGCATTGCAGGGTTTATTTGTAGGAACGCAGGTAGGCTCAAAGGGAATTGCAATTTCACAATTTGTTTTAGGGCTTAGAGAGGCATTTTTTATTTCAATGATATTTAGTTTGATTGCTACGTTTATTTCATATTTAAGAGGACCTAAACCAAAGTGGGAAGAGAAAATAATAGAAAGGTGCGATAATTTATAA
- a CDS encoding MerR family transcriptional regulator, with amino-acid sequence MEKRYFKIDEIAAKTGISKRALRYYEEINLIIPKRADSGYRIYSDEDLEKINKIKELKESLGFTLKDIKYILELEKNVKEVLTGDVSEVSMVDNAIVMMENLIQLIKKKEETIKNTEVKCNEILQKLIKIKGNIGNIKGD; translated from the coding sequence ATGGAGAAAAGATATTTTAAAATTGATGAGATTGCAGCAAAAACTGGTATTTCTAAAAGGGCATTGAGATATTATGAAGAAATAAATCTTATTATTCCTAAAAGAGCAGATTCGGGATATAGGATATATTCAGACGAAGACCTTGAAAAAATAAATAAAATAAAAGAATTAAAAGAAAGCTTAGGTTTTACATTAAAGGATATAAAATATATATTAGAACTTGAAAAAAATGTAAAAGAAGTATTAACTGGTGATGTTTCAGAAGTTTCAATGGTTGATAATGCAATTGTTATGATGGAAAATTTAATTCAACTTATAAAAAAGAAAGAAGAAACTATAAAAAATACTGAAGTAAAGTGCAATGAAATTTTACAAAAATTAATTAAAATAAAGGGGAATATTGGCAATATAAAGGGGGACTGA